One window of Corynebacterium doosanense CAU 212 = DSM 45436 genomic DNA carries:
- a CDS encoding arabinosyltransferase domain-containing protein: MSQPSSISTSSTAATAVGADTASSARLHGSAPRWLKSLAIVSGLLATILFLLVPFLPVNQTQSSVHWPQNDSLNSVNAPLISVAPEKYEAQLPLSAVDLLRDGQSLLLGTIPADSPEATDRGLFITVNADDGLSVSILNDVVFELASEEMADLPADAVLDLAATGDGTSISIPGTDHAESTESDLRPQVTGVYTEIDNSPENVSSLIDAGLSVDVEINSRFTTSPTLIKQVAMWAGTLLALIAVWALWRQDRCDGRGHIRGGSRRWRPTPLDGVVGVILGFWHIFGANTSDDGFILTMARVSGHAGYMANYYRWYGVPEAPFGSPYYELLAVMSEVSAASLWMRLPALVAGIGIWLLLSREILPRFGRGIAGRRVAHWTAAFMFLAFWLPYNNGVRPEPIIALGTLLAWALFERSIATDRLLPAALGTLTAAVTLTCGPTGLMAVGVFLVSLPSLVRILGRRMAADDSPRLAAASVLLPFSAAGLFVLVPIFADQTLAAVMESTRVRGIVGPSLEWYSEYVRYSTLMEQSVDGSLTRRFAMLTMLVCVALILYSVLRFGSVPGANRGPTLRLVLIVALSMFFLMFTPTKWTHHFGIYTGISGAAAALGGVVLAQIAAKSPRARTFALAGVTFLLALTFAGWNGWWYISSFGVPWWDKTPQLRGIEFNTILLVIALLILAVAIVQTFRHQYRRSQAIEEGRLDQFDAADKTAASRWTTVMTAPIAVVSILVVLFSVATFTKAFASQYPDYSVGLGNVKALTGDTSYLADEAMVETNTNESFLSPLGDVPLGESLEAGEVQGFEPGKIPEFIVPETQAAANVGAIANSSINNGSQTGDGPAASGDTGSTGDTGNADTTTDAGSTGSTSTDTTTSADSTTRTPTSDTTGGTREATGVNGSNAQLPFNLDPFAIPVTGSWEDEPTASASITTAWYQLPERTENAPLLVVSAAGRIAHFDQDGVEEPGEDLVVEYGVTRENGEVEKLGEKVLYDIGPTPTWRNLRVPLDELPEEADAVRIVAEDTSLDPENWIAFTPPRVPELAPLSTLTDDSTPALLDWSVGLQFPTLRTFDHFAGVTEIPRYRVSPDNEGAEALTGFMDFLGGGSLATAEAVNSSYEVPSYTRGDWNRDWGSIQRYELRADSTGTAPDEAVVDTEVITRSGTWHESDMNIRVPEEE, encoded by the coding sequence ATGTCCCAGCCCAGCAGCATAAGTACGAGCAGCACGGCCGCCACCGCGGTCGGCGCAGACACCGCCTCCTCCGCCCGCCTCCACGGGTCGGCCCCCCGGTGGCTGAAGAGCCTGGCCATCGTCTCCGGGCTGCTCGCCACGATCCTCTTCCTGCTCGTGCCGTTCCTCCCGGTCAACCAGACCCAGTCCTCGGTGCACTGGCCGCAGAACGACTCCCTCAACTCCGTCAACGCGCCGCTCATCTCCGTCGCCCCGGAGAAGTACGAGGCCCAGCTGCCGCTATCCGCCGTTGACCTGCTGCGCGACGGCCAGTCCCTGCTGCTGGGCACCATCCCCGCCGACAGCCCCGAGGCGACCGACCGGGGCCTGTTCATCACCGTCAACGCCGACGACGGGCTGAGTGTCTCCATCCTCAACGACGTGGTCTTCGAGCTCGCCTCCGAGGAGATGGCGGATCTGCCCGCCGACGCCGTGCTTGACCTGGCGGCCACAGGCGACGGGACGTCGATAAGCATCCCCGGAACCGACCACGCCGAATCGACGGAGTCGGACCTCCGTCCGCAGGTCACGGGCGTGTACACGGAGATCGACAACTCGCCCGAAAACGTTTCTTCGCTTATCGACGCCGGTCTCAGCGTCGACGTGGAGATCAACTCCCGCTTCACCACCTCTCCGACGCTGATCAAGCAGGTCGCGATGTGGGCCGGCACGCTCCTGGCGCTTATCGCCGTGTGGGCGCTGTGGCGCCAGGACCGCTGCGACGGCCGCGGCCACATCCGGGGCGGAAGCCGCCGCTGGCGGCCCACCCCGCTCGATGGCGTGGTCGGGGTGATCCTCGGGTTCTGGCACATCTTCGGCGCCAACACCTCGGACGACGGCTTCATCCTCACCATGGCGCGGGTCTCCGGCCACGCGGGTTACATGGCCAACTACTACCGCTGGTACGGCGTGCCCGAGGCACCGTTCGGCTCCCCGTACTACGAGCTGCTCGCCGTGATGAGCGAGGTGTCCGCGGCCTCGCTGTGGATGCGATTGCCGGCGCTGGTGGCGGGCATCGGCATCTGGCTGCTGCTCTCGCGGGAGATCCTGCCCCGCTTCGGACGGGGCATAGCCGGTCGACGCGTCGCGCACTGGACCGCGGCGTTCATGTTCCTGGCCTTCTGGCTGCCCTACAACAACGGCGTGCGTCCGGAGCCGATCATCGCGCTGGGCACGCTGCTCGCCTGGGCACTGTTCGAGCGTTCCATCGCCACGGACCGCCTGCTGCCGGCGGCGCTGGGCACGCTGACCGCGGCCGTCACCCTGACCTGCGGCCCCACCGGCCTCATGGCCGTCGGCGTGTTCCTGGTTTCCCTGCCCTCTCTGGTGCGTATCCTCGGCCGCCGGATGGCCGCCGACGACTCGCCCCGCCTGGCGGCCGCGAGCGTGCTGCTGCCCTTCAGCGCGGCCGGGCTCTTTGTGCTCGTGCCCATCTTCGCCGACCAGACCCTGGCCGCCGTCATGGAGTCCACCCGCGTGCGGGGCATCGTCGGCCCGTCGCTGGAGTGGTACTCGGAGTACGTGCGGTACTCCACGCTGATGGAGCAGTCGGTCGACGGATCCCTGACCCGACGGTTCGCGATGCTCACCATGCTGGTGTGTGTCGCCCTGATCCTCTACTCCGTGCTGCGGTTCGGCAGCGTGCCCGGCGCGAACCGCGGGCCGACGTTGCGCCTCGTGCTCATCGTCGCTCTGTCGATGTTCTTCCTCATGTTCACCCCCACCAAGTGGACCCACCACTTCGGCATCTACACCGGTATCTCGGGCGCGGCCGCCGCGCTGGGTGGCGTGGTGCTGGCGCAGATCGCCGCCAAGTCTCCCCGCGCGCGCACCTTCGCGCTCGCCGGCGTGACCTTCCTGCTGGCGCTGACCTTCGCCGGCTGGAACGGCTGGTGGTACATCTCCTCCTTCGGCGTGCCCTGGTGGGACAAGACCCCGCAGCTGCGCGGCATCGAGTTCAACACCATCCTGCTGGTCATCGCGCTGCTCATCCTCGCGGTGGCGATCGTGCAGACCTTCCGTCACCAGTACCGCCGCTCGCAGGCCATCGAGGAGGGCCGGCTCGACCAGTTCGACGCCGCCGACAAGACGGCCGCCAGTCGGTGGACCACGGTCATGACCGCGCCCATCGCCGTGGTGTCCATTCTTGTGGTGCTGTTCTCCGTGGCCACGTTCACCAAGGCCTTCGCCAGCCAGTACCCCGATTACAGCGTGGGCCTGGGCAACGTCAAGGCGCTGACCGGCGACACCAGCTACCTCGCCGACGAGGCGATGGTGGAGACCAACACCAACGAATCTTTCCTCTCCCCGCTGGGCGACGTGCCGCTCGGGGAGTCCCTCGAGGCCGGGGAGGTCCAGGGTTTCGAGCCCGGGAAGATCCCCGAGTTCATCGTCCCCGAGACCCAGGCCGCCGCGAACGTCGGTGCCATCGCGAACTCCTCCATCAACAACGGGTCCCAGACCGGCGACGGCCCGGCGGCCAGCGGAGACACGGGCAGCACCGGGGACACCGGGAACGCAGACACGACCACCGACGCCGGTAGCACCGGGTCGACCAGCACGGACACCACGACCTCGGCAGATTCGACGACCCGCACGCCGACGTCCGACACGACCGGCGGCACCCGCGAGGCCACGGGTGTCAACGGTTCCAACGCCCAGCTCCCGTTCAACCTCGACCCCTTCGCCATCCCGGTGACGGGTTCGTGGGAGGACGAGCCGACCGCGTCCGCCTCCATCACCACCGCGTGGTACCAGCTCCCGGAGCGCACGGAGAACGCCCCGCTGCTCGTCGTCTCCGCCGCCGGCCGGATCGCCCACTTCGACCAGGACGGCGTCGAGGAGCCCGGCGAAGACCTCGTCGTCGAGTACGGCGTCACCCGCGAAAACGGCGAGGTGGAGAAACTCGGCGAGAAGGTGCTCTACGACATCGGCCCCACCCCGACCTGGCGTAACCTCCGGGTCCCCCTGGACGAGCTTCCCGAGGAGGCGGACGCGGTGCGCATCGTCGCCGAGGACACCTCCCTCGACCCGGAGAACTGGATCGCGTTCACCCCGCCCAGGGTTCCGGAGCTCGCCCCACTCTCCACTCTCACGGATGACTCCACCCCGGCGCTGCTCGACTGGTCCGTGGGACTGCAGTTCCCCACGCTCCGCACGTTCGACCACTTCGCCGGCGTGACGGAGATCCCGCGCTACCGCGTCTCCCCCGACAACGAGGGCGCAGAGGCCCTCACCGGATTCATGGACTTCCTCGGCGGCGGCTCCCTCGCCACCGCAGAGGCCGTCAACTCCTCGTACGAGGTGCCCAGCTACACCCGCGGCGACTGGAACCGGGACTGGGGATCGATCCAGCGCTACGAGCTGCGCGCGGACTCCACCGGCACGGCCCCCGACGAGGCGGTGGTGGACACCGAGGTGATCACCCGCTCGGGCACCTGGCACGAATCGGACATGAACATCCGGGTGCCGGAGGAGGAGTAG
- a CDS encoding galactan 5-O-arabinofuranosyltransferase: MSSAVTGALDRPTPTRRRSLDADRPSPSFVREYAPDVFGRGRTITAIAAAGFFGGVFALLAWLVLDRTSLPAYSTSMVTRALATAGTVAVLVAVGVLTALWLLDEHRAPDTGVTRPRWRVALTYAVSYLSPAGIVVATLAIPLSATRLYLDGLQVDQGFRTQFLTRMTETATNHDMNYIDMVSYYPIAWFWMGGRLANLLGLSGWEVFQPWAIISLAIAGCILVPVWQRLTGSLPVATAIALVTTCVTLVMSPEEPYAAVIAMGVPAVCVMLRRALLGSWFATLGTIVFLGVAASFYTLFTGAVALSVVAVAAVFTALITRWWVPIIHLAVIGFGSIAIALITWAPFLWQALTGPEVLESTANHFLPQEGTQIPVPFLAPSVIGVLCLVGLVYLVVRFHDLDIRVMAVMTIGFYLWSLASMVATLAGTSLLGFRIDILIVLMMSTAGVLALAEIRLIGIRRLYPESLPLETTRKITLAMLVIVLAAGAYYAQDIPARNENAIDHAYRDTDGSGERADRYAPDAASYYPEIDEHLRAEGFEPTDTVILTDENRFLSFHPYHGFNAFTSHYANPLGEYSQRSALVREWADDSWTSIDSPESFRDALDDSPWHRPDVFIFRGEAEGSVDGWKTHVAEDIYPNQPNVRYTATFFNPEVFADEDLWTVEQIGPFVVVSANNA; the protein is encoded by the coding sequence ATGAGCAGTGCTGTGACCGGGGCCCTCGACAGGCCCACGCCCACCCGTCGGAGATCCCTGGATGCGGACCGCCCCAGCCCGTCATTCGTGCGGGAATACGCCCCGGACGTCTTCGGCCGCGGCCGGACCATCACGGCGATCGCCGCGGCGGGATTCTTCGGCGGCGTCTTCGCGCTCCTGGCCTGGCTGGTCCTCGACCGGACCAGCCTGCCCGCTTACAGCACCTCCATGGTCACCCGCGCGCTGGCCACCGCCGGCACCGTCGCGGTGCTCGTCGCGGTCGGCGTGCTCACGGCGCTCTGGCTTCTCGACGAACACCGCGCACCAGATACCGGTGTCACCCGCCCCCGCTGGCGCGTGGCGTTGACCTACGCCGTCTCCTATCTCTCCCCCGCGGGCATCGTGGTGGCCACCCTGGCGATCCCCCTGTCCGCCACCAGACTCTACCTCGACGGGCTGCAGGTGGACCAGGGTTTTCGCACCCAGTTCCTCACCCGCATGACCGAGACCGCCACGAACCATGACATGAATTACATCGACATGGTCTCGTACTACCCCATCGCGTGGTTCTGGATGGGCGGGCGGCTGGCCAACCTGCTGGGTCTGTCCGGCTGGGAGGTGTTCCAGCCGTGGGCGATCATCTCCCTGGCCATCGCCGGGTGCATCCTCGTCCCGGTCTGGCAGCGCCTCACGGGTTCGCTCCCGGTGGCCACGGCCATCGCGCTGGTCACCACGTGTGTCACCCTGGTGATGAGCCCCGAGGAGCCCTACGCGGCCGTCATCGCCATGGGTGTTCCCGCCGTGTGTGTCATGCTCCGGCGTGCGCTGCTGGGATCGTGGTTCGCCACCCTGGGCACCATCGTGTTCCTCGGCGTCGCCGCCTCGTTCTACACACTGTTCACCGGCGCGGTCGCCCTCTCGGTGGTCGCCGTGGCCGCCGTCTTCACGGCCCTGATCACCCGCTGGTGGGTGCCCATCATCCACCTCGCCGTCATCGGCTTCGGCTCCATCGCCATCGCCCTGATCACCTGGGCGCCGTTCCTCTGGCAGGCGCTCACCGGCCCGGAGGTGCTGGAATCCACCGCCAACCACTTCCTGCCGCAGGAGGGCACCCAGATCCCCGTGCCCTTCCTCGCCCCCTCGGTCATCGGCGTGCTGTGCCTGGTGGGCCTCGTCTACCTCGTGGTGCGCTTCCATGACCTAGACATCCGGGTCATGGCCGTCATGACCATCGGCTTCTACCTCTGGTCCCTGGCCTCGATGGTGGCCACCCTCGCCGGCACGTCGCTGCTGGGATTCCGCATCGACATCCTCATCGTGCTCATGATGTCCACCGCCGGCGTCCTCGCCCTGGCGGAGATCCGGCTCATCGGGATCCGCAGGCTCTACCCCGAGTCGCTGCCCCTGGAGACCACCCGGAAGATCACCCTCGCCATGCTCGTGATCGTCCTCGCCGCCGGGGCCTACTACGCCCAGGACATCCCGGCTCGCAACGAGAACGCCATCGACCACGCCTACCGGGACACCGACGGCTCCGGCGAGCGTGCGGACCGCTACGCCCCCGACGCGGCCAGCTACTACCCGGAGATCGACGAGCACCTCCGCGCCGAGGGGTTCGAACCCACTGACACCGTCATCCTCACGGATGAGAACCGGTTCCTCTCCTTCCACCCGTATCACGGGTTCAACGCCTTCACCAGCCACTACGCCAACCCGCTGGGCGAATACTCCCAGCGCAGCGCCCTGGTTCGCGAGTGGGCGGACGACTCCTGGACCAGCATCGACTCCCCGGAGTCCTTCCGCGACGCGCTCGACGACAGCCCCTGGCACCGTCCGGACGTGTTCATCTTCCGCGGCGAGGCCGAGGGTTCCGTCGACGGCTGGAAGACCCACGTCGCCGAGGACATCTACCCCAACCAGCCCAACGTGCGTTACACGGCCACCTTCTTCAACCCCGAGGTCTTCGCGGACGAGGACCTGTGGACCGTGGAGCAGATCGGACCCTTCGTGGTGGTGTCGGCCAACAATGCATAA
- a CDS encoding decaprenylphospho-beta-D-erythro-pentofuranosid-2-ulose 2-reductase, with product MLNAVGQAQNILLLGGTSEIGLGIVSEFLSKGPSKVTLAARADSPRVEAAVDTLTRAGATEVNVIDFDAQDTASHPDVISRAFADGDVDVAIVAFGTLGDQEQLWQDHAAAVESAEINFTGYVSVGVLLGQAMKNQGHGHVVALSSVAGQRVRRSNFVYGASKAGVDGFFTQLGVALAESGVKVLVVRPGQVRTKMSSGTGKEAPLTVDVSDVAEATFAAVLKGRSGIFVHPLFEPISLVLKNMPSAVMNRLSF from the coding sequence ATGCTCAACGCAGTGGGCCAGGCCCAGAACATTCTGCTGCTCGGCGGCACGTCCGAGATCGGTCTCGGCATCGTCAGCGAGTTCCTCAGCAAGGGGCCGTCCAAGGTCACCCTTGCCGCCCGCGCGGATTCGCCCCGCGTGGAGGCGGCCGTCGATACGCTCACCCGAGCCGGCGCCACCGAAGTCAACGTCATCGACTTCGATGCCCAGGACACCGCCAGCCACCCGGACGTCATCTCCCGAGCTTTCGCGGACGGGGATGTCGACGTCGCCATCGTGGCCTTCGGCACCCTGGGTGACCAGGAACAGCTGTGGCAGGATCACGCCGCCGCCGTCGAGAGCGCCGAAATCAACTTCACCGGTTACGTCTCCGTGGGCGTGCTGCTCGGCCAGGCCATGAAGAACCAGGGCCACGGTCACGTCGTCGCGCTGAGCTCCGTCGCGGGCCAGCGGGTGCGCCGCTCCAACTTCGTCTACGGCGCCTCGAAGGCGGGTGTCGACGGCTTCTTCACCCAGCTCGGCGTCGCGCTGGCCGAGTCCGGCGTCAAGGTGCTCGTGGTCCGCCCGGGCCAGGTGCGAACCAAGATGAGCTCCGGAACCGGCAAGGAGGCGCCGCTGACCGTGGACGTGTCCGATGTCGCAGAGGCGACCTTCGCCGCAGTGCTCAAGGGCCGCAGCGGAATCTTCGTGCATCCCCTCTTCGAACCGATCTCGCTGGTACTGAAGAACATGCCGAGCGCCGTGATGAACCGCCTCAGCTTCTAG
- a CDS encoding FAD-binding oxidoreductase, which yields MHSHTTVKSLHGWGRTAPSVAEVLRTSDPDVIIRVVREVAEKNAGLPESARRGVIARGMGRSYGDPAQNGGGLVIDMQGLNRIHSIDPESALVDVDAGVNLDQLMKAAIPYGLWVPVLPGTRQVTIGGAIGPDIHGKNHHTAGSFGNHVVSMELLVADGRVLHLEPEGSADDPDGALFWATVGGMGLTGIILRAQIRMTKTETAYFIADTDRTDNLDETVAFHSDGSEAGYEYSSAWFDAMSPEPKLGRSTISRGSLATLAQLQELAPKLAKDPLKFNAPQLMKVPDIFPSWTMNKLTLGTIGELYYAMGAPARNQVKNLTQFYQPLDLIGEWNRGYGSAGFLQYQFVVPMDAVEPFKDIIKQIQASGHHSALNVFKLFGPGNRAPLSYPMPGWNVCVDFPIRPGLHTLLDSLDKQVMEFGGRLYLAKESRTSAENFHAMYPGLEGWLRTRNEIDPTGVFASDMSRRLELH from the coding sequence ATGCACTCGCACACCACCGTCAAATCCCTCCACGGCTGGGGACGCACCGCGCCCTCCGTTGCCGAAGTTCTGCGTACCTCCGACCCCGACGTCATCATCAGGGTGGTGAGGGAGGTCGCCGAGAAGAACGCTGGCCTCCCCGAATCCGCCCGCCGCGGCGTCATCGCCCGCGGCATGGGCCGCTCCTACGGTGACCCCGCCCAGAACGGTGGCGGCCTCGTCATCGACATGCAGGGTCTCAACCGGATCCACTCCATCGACCCGGAATCCGCCCTCGTCGACGTTGACGCCGGCGTCAACCTGGACCAGCTCATGAAGGCCGCGATCCCCTACGGCCTGTGGGTCCCCGTCCTGCCGGGCACCCGCCAGGTCACCATCGGCGGCGCCATCGGCCCCGACATCCACGGCAAGAACCACCACACCGCCGGCTCCTTCGGCAACCACGTCGTGTCCATGGAGCTGCTCGTCGCCGACGGCCGGGTCCTCCACCTGGAGCCGGAAGGCTCCGCCGACGATCCCGACGGCGCCCTCTTCTGGGCCACCGTCGGCGGCATGGGCCTGACCGGCATCATCCTGCGCGCGCAGATTCGCATGACCAAGACGGAGACGGCGTACTTCATCGCGGACACGGACCGCACCGACAACCTCGACGAGACGGTCGCATTCCACTCCGACGGCTCCGAGGCCGGTTACGAGTACTCCTCCGCCTGGTTCGACGCCATGAGCCCGGAGCCGAAGCTGGGCCGCTCCACGATCTCCCGCGGCTCACTGGCCACGCTGGCCCAGCTGCAGGAACTGGCGCCCAAGCTGGCCAAGGACCCGCTGAAGTTCAACGCGCCGCAGCTGATGAAGGTCCCCGACATCTTCCCGTCGTGGACCATGAACAAGCTGACGCTGGGCACCATCGGCGAGCTGTACTACGCCATGGGTGCCCCGGCGCGTAACCAGGTGAAGAACCTCACGCAGTTCTATCAGCCGCTGGATCTCATCGGCGAGTGGAACCGCGGTTACGGTTCCGCCGGTTTCCTGCAGTACCAGTTCGTCGTCCCCATGGATGCGGTGGAGCCCTTCAAGGACATCATCAAGCAGATCCAGGCCTCGGGCCACCACTCCGCACTCAACGTGTTCAAGCTCTTCGGCCCCGGCAACCGCGCACCGCTGTCCTACCCCATGCCGGGCTGGAACGTGTGTGTGGACTTCCCCATCCGGCCGGGCCTGCACACGCTGCTGGACTCGCTGGACAAGCAGGTCATGGAGTTCGGCGGTCGCCTCTACCTGGCCAAGGAGTCGCGGACCTCCGCGGAGAACTTCCACGCCATGTACCCCGGCCTGGAGGGCTGGCTGCGCACCCGCAACGAGATTGACCCCACCGGAGTCTTCGCCTCCGACATGTCCCGCCGTCTCGAACTGCACTAA
- a CDS encoding GtrA family protein, with protein sequence MSTQQTSQDSLKKQLSRFIAVGIVTAAIDYSLTMILNALGLHRQWSKVVGWIFGTIAAYLLNSRYTFNAAVSGRKALAVFVLYASTFAIQNLLWWLTDAPLQALGFDGIIKNTISFVIAQGVATLTNFILQRTLIFRVSPPAETPAESESR encoded by the coding sequence GTGTCCACCCAGCAGACTTCCCAGGATTCCCTGAAGAAACAGCTCTCCCGCTTCATCGCGGTAGGGATCGTCACCGCGGCCATCGACTACTCGCTGACGATGATCCTCAACGCCCTCGGGCTGCACCGGCAGTGGTCCAAGGTGGTGGGCTGGATCTTCGGCACCATCGCCGCGTACCTGCTCAACTCGCGGTACACCTTCAACGCGGCGGTGTCCGGGCGAAAGGCGCTCGCCGTGTTTGTGCTCTACGCGTCCACCTTCGCCATCCAGAATCTGCTGTGGTGGCTTACCGACGCCCCGCTGCAGGCCCTCGGTTTCGACGGCATCATCAAGAACACCATCTCGTTTGTCATCGCCCAGGGTGTGGCCACGCTGACCAACTTCATCCTGCAGCGCACGCTGATCTTCCGCGTCTCCCCACCCGCCGAAACCCCCGCTGAGTCCGAGAGCAGGTAG
- a CDS encoding GtrA family protein → MKFTVAGGVAAVVDLTVTWVLQIGLDVLGDFWARTVGWVLGTVLAYVINRRWTFRAGFSKRRFGATMTTYLLTYGVNIVLYREILPLLESSVSATTALVLAFIVSQAVATAINFLVQRFLIFRRG, encoded by the coding sequence GTGAAGTTCACCGTCGCCGGCGGGGTGGCGGCCGTGGTCGACCTCACGGTCACGTGGGTCCTGCAGATCGGGCTGGACGTGCTGGGGGACTTCTGGGCGCGCACCGTCGGCTGGGTGCTGGGAACCGTGTTGGCCTACGTGATCAACCGCCGGTGGACCTTCCGGGCGGGATTCTCCAAACGTCGTTTCGGGGCCACGATGACGACGTACCTGCTCACCTACGGGGTGAACATCGTGCTCTACCGGGAGATCCTGCCGCTGCTGGAGTCTTCCGTGTCCGCCACGACGGCGCTGGTCCTGGCGTTCATCGTGTCCCAGGCGGTGGCCACGGCCATCAACTTCCTGGTCCAGCGTTTCCTCATCTTCCGCAGGGGCTAG
- a CDS encoding glycosyltransferase, giving the protein MTPTLNRSGRTAAVIVTHKRVELLRASLEQVCHQSHPVDWVVVVDNGAESDVEKLLSELAGERGVYLASHTNLGGAGGFAYGFLTALALGADAIWCADDDGRPADHGTLAALYDVAESRGLHEVSPTVCNIDEPERLAFPLRQGLTWHRRRGDLEGDFIESYASLFNGALISAPAMEIIGVPDYRLFIRGDEVEYHRRLARSGLKYGTALTAFYLHPDGSDEFKPILGGRMHAQYPDNETKRFFTYRNRGYLLSQPGNRKLAFQEFARFGWFFLVQKRDVAGFRDWLTLQRRGFREDFRRP; this is encoded by the coding sequence GTGACCCCCACGCTGAACCGGTCCGGGCGCACCGCCGCGGTGATCGTCACCCACAAGCGGGTCGAACTGCTGCGCGCCTCCCTCGAGCAGGTCTGCCACCAGTCCCACCCGGTCGACTGGGTGGTCGTGGTGGACAACGGGGCGGAAAGCGACGTCGAGAAGCTCCTTTCGGAACTGGCGGGCGAGCGCGGCGTTTACCTGGCCTCGCACACCAACCTCGGGGGCGCCGGCGGCTTCGCCTACGGTTTCCTCACCGCGCTGGCGCTCGGCGCCGACGCGATCTGGTGCGCGGATGACGACGGCCGACCCGCCGACCACGGCACCCTCGCGGCGCTCTACGACGTCGCCGAATCCCGCGGCCTGCACGAGGTCTCACCCACGGTATGCAACATCGACGAGCCCGAGCGCCTGGCCTTCCCGCTGCGCCAGGGCCTGACCTGGCACCGCCGGCGCGGCGATCTCGAGGGCGACTTCATCGAGTCCTACGCCTCCCTGTTCAACGGCGCGCTCATCTCCGCGCCCGCCATGGAGATCATCGGCGTGCCCGACTACCGCCTGTTCATCCGCGGCGATGAGGTGGAGTACCACCGTCGACTAGCGCGCTCCGGACTGAAGTACGGCACCGCGCTCACCGCGTTCTACCTGCACCCGGACGGCTCCGACGAGTTCAAGCCCATCCTCGGCGGGCGGATGCACGCGCAGTACCCGGACAACGAGACGAAACGGTTCTTCACCTACCGCAACCGCGGCTACCTGCTCTCCCAGCCGGGCAACCGCAAACTCGCCTTCCAGGAGTTCGCCCGCTTCGGGTGGTTCTTCCTCGTGCAGAAACGCGACGTCGCGGGCTTCCGCGACTGGCTGACGCTGCAGCGACGGGGATTCCGCGAGGACTTCCGCCGGCCCTAG
- a CDS encoding ABC transporter ATP-binding protein, protein MASIDTYDACVDFPIFDAKSRSLKKAMLSTAGGAIGRNDSNTVVVEALKDINLHLREGDRVGLVGHNGAGKSTLLRLLSGIYEPTRGSADVRGRVAPVFDLGVGMDPEVTGYENIIIRGLFLGQSRKQMRAKIDEIAEFTELGEYLSMPLRTYSSGMRVRLALGVVTSIEPEILLLDEGIGAVDAAFMAKARVRLQELVERAGILVFASHSNDFLAQLCTTALWVDHGQIRQTGPVGEVVEAYEGPEAGQHIRNLLKRFSEEDNQ, encoded by the coding sequence ATGGCTTCCATTGACACCTACGACGCCTGCGTCGACTTCCCCATCTTCGACGCCAAGTCGCGTTCCCTGAAGAAGGCGATGCTCTCCACCGCGGGCGGCGCGATCGGCAGAAACGACTCCAACACCGTCGTGGTGGAGGCGCTCAAGGACATCAACCTCCACCTGCGCGAGGGCGACCGCGTCGGGCTCGTCGGCCACAACGGCGCCGGCAAATCGACGCTCCTTCGCCTGCTCTCCGGCATTTACGAACCCACCCGCGGCTCCGCGGACGTCCGCGGCCGCGTCGCCCCGGTCTTCGACCTTGGAGTGGGCATGGACCCCGAGGTCACGGGCTACGAGAACATCATCATCCGCGGCCTGTTCCTCGGCCAGTCCCGCAAGCAGATGCGGGCGAAGATCGACGAGATCGCGGAGTTCACCGAGCTCGGCGAATACCTCTCCATGCCGCTGCGCACCTACTCCTCCGGCATGCGCGTGCGCCTGGCGCTCGGCGTGGTCACCTCCATCGAGCCGGAGATTCTGCTTCTCGACGAGGGCATCGGCGCCGTGGACGCAGCCTTCATGGCCAAGGCCCGGGTCCGCCTGCAGGAGCTGGTAGAGCGCGCCGGCATCCTCGTGTTCGCCTCCCACTCCAACGACTTCCTCGCCCAGCTGTGCACCACGGCACTGTGGGTCGATCACGGGCAGATCCGCCAGACCGGCCCGGTCGGCGAGGTCGTCGAGGCCTACGAGGGCCCCGAGGCCGGACAGCACATCCGCAACCTGCTCAAACGATTCTCGGAGGAAGACAACCAGTGA